A genomic window from Cupriavidus metallidurans CH34 includes:
- a CDS encoding class I SAM-dependent methyltransferase, producing MPKTSTAGYGEQASTLVVQYESITFEDVHRDVLHLLPAPPARIVDVGAGTGRDAAALARRGHQVVAVEPTAELREAGRKLHADVDIDWLDDTLPALARLRERPTRFDVIMLTAVWMHLDADERAQAIGAVDALLADHGLVFLSLRHGPVPAGRRMFDVSAAETIALAEPYGLRSAHCSQRSGLMDRTDVHWTNLVLQR from the coding sequence ATGCCCAAGACAAGCACGGCCGGTTATGGCGAACAGGCCAGCACCCTCGTCGTCCAGTACGAAAGCATCACGTTCGAGGATGTCCATCGCGACGTGCTCCACCTGTTGCCGGCGCCGCCGGCCCGCATTGTCGATGTCGGCGCGGGCACCGGGCGCGATGCCGCCGCCCTGGCACGGCGCGGCCATCAGGTCGTGGCGGTGGAACCGACCGCAGAACTACGCGAGGCTGGCCGCAAGCTCCACGCGGATGTGGATATCGACTGGCTCGATGACACCCTGCCCGCGCTGGCCAGGCTGCGCGAACGGCCGACGCGCTTTGACGTGATCATGCTGACCGCCGTGTGGATGCACCTCGATGCCGACGAACGCGCCCAGGCAATAGGTGCCGTCGACGCGCTGCTGGCCGATCACGGCCTGGTGTTCCTGTCCCTGCGGCACGGCCCGGTGCCCGCCGGCCGGCGCATGTTCGACGTGTCGGCCGCCGAGACCATCGCGCTGGCGGAGCCATACGGCCTGCGCAGCGCGCATTGCAGCCAGCGCAGCGGCCTGATGGATCGCACCGACGTGCATTGGACCAATCTGGTCCTGCAACGCTAA
- the catA gene encoding catechol 1,2-dioxygenase: MDKIQIDTVLNRIEEATGQHANPRIAAIVHRMVRDLFHMIEDLDIQPEEFWSGLNFLAEAGRSGELGLIAPGLGFDHFLDLRMDEAESQAGIAGGTPRTIEGPLYVAGAPVAQREARLDDGTGEGEVLVMEGQVKDGAGQPLANAVVEVWHANALGNYSYFDPTQSAFNLRRSIVTDGQGRYRFRSIMPVGYSVPPNGATDRLLKQLDRHGTRPAHIHFFVSAPGHRKLTTQINIDGDPYLWDDFAFATREGLVPPITRVSDAAAMAALGVDKPFASIRFDFTLHADQADAPQAEVARQRASVAA, translated from the coding sequence ATGGACAAGATCCAGATCGACACCGTTCTGAACCGCATCGAGGAAGCCACCGGCCAGCACGCCAATCCGCGCATCGCGGCCATCGTGCATCGGATGGTGCGCGACCTGTTCCACATGATCGAGGACCTGGATATCCAGCCCGAGGAATTCTGGTCCGGCCTCAATTTCCTGGCCGAAGCCGGCCGCTCGGGCGAACTGGGCCTGATCGCGCCGGGGCTCGGGTTCGATCACTTTCTGGACCTGCGCATGGACGAGGCCGAAAGCCAGGCAGGCATTGCCGGCGGCACGCCGCGCACGATCGAAGGCCCGCTCTACGTGGCAGGCGCGCCGGTGGCGCAGCGCGAGGCGCGCCTGGACGACGGTACGGGCGAGGGCGAGGTGCTGGTGATGGAAGGGCAGGTCAAGGATGGCGCGGGGCAGCCGCTGGCCAATGCCGTGGTCGAGGTCTGGCACGCCAACGCACTCGGCAACTACTCGTACTTCGACCCGACGCAGAGCGCGTTCAATCTGCGTCGCAGTATCGTGACCGATGGCCAGGGCCGCTATCGCTTCCGCAGCATCATGCCGGTGGGCTACAGCGTGCCGCCGAATGGGGCAACGGACCGTCTGCTCAAGCAGCTCGACCGCCACGGCACCCGCCCGGCGCATATCCATTTCTTCGTCTCGGCGCCGGGCCATCGCAAGCTGACCACGCAGATCAACATCGATGGCGATCCGTACCTGTGGGATGACTTCGCTTTTGCCACACGCGAAGGGTTGGTACCGCCGATCACGCGCGTGAGCGATGCGGCGGCAATGGCTGCGCTGGGCGTGGACAAGCCGTTTGCGTCGATCCGCTTCGACTTCACGCTTCACGCGGACCAGGCAGATGCCCCGCAGGCCGAGGTGGCGCGACAGCGGGCATCGGTGGCGGCCTGA
- a CDS encoding NADH:ubiquinone reductase (Na(+)-transporting) subunit F, producing the protein MTYQLTIEPLGQTIDIAEGQTVLDACLRAGVWLPHACGHGLCGTCKVQTVDGEIEHGEASPFALMDFEREEAKCLACCATPMSDLTIEADIDPEPDAQFLPLMDFTAEVTRIEALTPTIKGVFLRVEGVEGGDALRFQPGQYVNVWIGKEATPRAFSIASAPSADEIELNIRLVPGGSATTYVHEQLAVGERLQLSGPLGRFFVRKSDPRPLVFMAGGSGLSSPRSMILDLLESGDQRQIVLVHGARTADELYYRDAFEALTTRHDNFTYVPVLSAEAQGSAWAGERGYVHEAAGSHFGYDFRGWRAYLCGPPPMIESCIAALMQGRLFEKDIFTEKFLSAADASHATRSPLFRSL; encoded by the coding sequence ATGACCTATCAGCTCACCATCGAGCCGCTCGGCCAGACCATCGACATCGCCGAAGGACAGACCGTGCTTGACGCCTGCCTGCGCGCCGGCGTGTGGCTGCCCCATGCCTGCGGGCATGGCTTGTGCGGGACCTGCAAGGTGCAGACGGTGGACGGCGAGATCGAGCACGGCGAAGCATCGCCGTTCGCGCTGATGGACTTCGAGCGCGAGGAGGCCAAGTGTCTGGCCTGCTGCGCCACGCCGATGTCCGACCTGACGATCGAGGCCGACATCGATCCCGAGCCCGACGCGCAGTTCCTGCCGCTGATGGACTTTACCGCCGAAGTCACGCGCATTGAAGCGTTGACGCCCACCATCAAGGGTGTGTTCCTGCGGGTGGAGGGTGTGGAAGGGGGCGATGCGCTGCGCTTCCAGCCGGGCCAGTACGTCAACGTATGGATCGGCAAGGAAGCGACGCCGCGCGCGTTCTCGATCGCGTCGGCGCCATCGGCGGACGAGATCGAACTGAATATCCGGCTGGTGCCGGGCGGTAGCGCCACGACCTACGTGCACGAGCAACTTGCCGTGGGCGAGCGTCTGCAGCTATCGGGGCCGCTCGGGCGTTTCTTCGTGCGCAAGAGCGATCCGCGCCCGCTGGTGTTCATGGCTGGCGGGTCGGGATTGTCGAGCCCGCGTTCGATGATCCTCGACCTGCTGGAGTCCGGCGACCAGCGCCAGATCGTGCTCGTGCATGGCGCACGGACCGCTGACGAACTGTATTACCGTGATGCCTTCGAAGCGCTGACCACCCGGCACGACAACTTCACCTATGTGCCCGTGCTGTCGGCCGAGGCGCAAGGCAGCGCATGGGCCGGCGAACGCGGCTACGTGCACGAGGCCGCCGGGAGTCATTTCGGCTACGACTTCCGTGGCTGGCGGGCCTATCTGTGCGGGCCACCGCCGATGATCGAGTCGTGCATCGCCGCGCTGATGCAGGGGCGCTTGTTCGAGAAGGACATCTTCACCGAGAAGTTCCTGTCGGCGGCAGACGCCAGCCACGCCACCCGCAGTCCGCTGTTCCGCTCACTCTGA
- a CDS encoding phenol hydroxylase subunit P4, translating into MPVIALEPGYTGEVRDRIENFHGNQLVYFGWDQHRLFCSPFTLPLPPDMPFGALVSDVIVPLLGAHPEGARIDWAQVQWLRGDTPFTPDAAASLVDNGLGHKSLLRLRTPGLPGIAGSAN; encoded by the coding sequence ATGCCAGTCATCGCATTGGAACCGGGCTACACCGGCGAGGTCCGCGACCGGATCGAAAACTTCCACGGCAACCAGCTTGTGTACTTCGGATGGGACCAGCACCGGCTGTTCTGCAGCCCGTTCACGCTGCCGCTGCCGCCCGACATGCCGTTCGGCGCGTTGGTCTCCGATGTCATCGTGCCGCTGCTGGGCGCGCACCCGGAAGGCGCCCGGATCGACTGGGCGCAGGTGCAGTGGTTGCGTGGCGATACGCCATTCACGCCGGATGCGGCCGCAAGCCTGGTCGACAACGGGCTTGGCCACAAGTCGCTGCTGCGCCTGCGTACCCCGGGCCTGCCGGGCATTGCCGGCTCGGCCAACTGA
- a CDS encoding aromatic/alkene/methane monooxygenase hydroxylase/oxygenase subunit alpha, with translation MTTATAIASAARAATRPKLSLKEKYAVLTRDLGWETTYQPMDKVFPHDKFEGIVIHDWDGWEDPFRLTMDAYWKFQSEKERKLYAIIDAFQQNNGQLNVTDARYINALKLFLTGVSPLEYAAHRGFAMAGRNLRGVGARVACQMQSIDELRHCQTQIHTISHYNKFFNGFADWRHLHDRLWYLSVPKSYFEDAMTAGPFEFITAISFSFEYVLTNLLFMPFMSGAAYNGDMATVTFGFSAQSDESRHMTLGLEVVKFMLEQDPANRPIIQKWIDKWFWRGYRLLTLVAMMMDYMCPKRVMSWKEAWEIYFEQNGGALFADLARYGIRMPKYHEQAAKEKDHLSHIAWSIFYNFNHAAAIHTWVPEPHEMDWLAQKYPDSFDTHYRPRFDYWKQQQEAGQRWTNPGLPMLCQVCQIPMAFTEPDDPTQICYRHAEHNGEHYHFCSDGCRDIFQGEPEKYVQAWLPVHQIFQGNCGGPTLPEVLDWYHLKPEDRGDYADSPDRANWERWTGQGNNRS, from the coding sequence ATGACAACCGCCACTGCCATCGCCTCCGCCGCCCGCGCGGCGACCCGTCCGAAGCTCTCGCTCAAGGAGAAGTACGCGGTACTGACCCGCGACCTCGGTTGGGAGACCACGTACCAGCCGATGGACAAGGTGTTTCCGCACGACAAGTTCGAAGGCATCGTGATCCATGACTGGGACGGCTGGGAAGACCCGTTCCGCCTGACGATGGATGCGTACTGGAAATTCCAGTCCGAGAAGGAGCGCAAGCTCTACGCGATCATCGACGCGTTCCAGCAGAACAACGGCCAGCTCAACGTGACCGACGCCCGCTACATCAACGCGCTGAAGCTGTTCCTGACCGGGGTGTCGCCGCTGGAGTACGCGGCGCACCGTGGCTTCGCCATGGCGGGCCGCAATCTGCGCGGCGTGGGCGCACGCGTGGCGTGCCAGATGCAATCGATCGACGAACTGCGGCACTGCCAGACCCAGATCCACACGATCAGCCACTACAACAAGTTCTTCAACGGCTTTGCCGACTGGCGCCATCTGCATGACCGGCTCTGGTACCTGTCCGTGCCGAAGTCGTATTTCGAGGATGCGATGACCGCCGGGCCGTTCGAGTTCATCACGGCGATCTCGTTCTCGTTCGAATACGTGCTGACCAACCTGCTGTTCATGCCGTTCATGTCCGGCGCGGCCTACAACGGGGACATGGCCACGGTGACGTTCGGCTTCTCGGCGCAGTCCGACGAGTCGCGCCACATGACGCTGGGCCTGGAGGTGGTCAAGTTCATGCTCGAGCAGGACCCCGCCAACCGGCCGATTATCCAGAAGTGGATCGACAAATGGTTCTGGCGCGGCTACCGGCTGCTGACGCTGGTGGCGATGATGATGGACTACATGTGCCCCAAGCGCGTGATGAGCTGGAAGGAGGCGTGGGAGATCTACTTCGAGCAGAACGGTGGGGCGCTGTTTGCCGATCTGGCGCGCTATGGCATCCGGATGCCCAAGTATCACGAGCAGGCCGCCAAGGAAAAGGATCACCTGTCGCACATCGCATGGTCGATCTTCTACAACTTCAACCACGCCGCGGCCATCCACACATGGGTGCCCGAGCCGCACGAAATGGACTGGTTGGCGCAGAAGTATCCCGACAGCTTCGACACGCATTACCGGCCGCGCTTCGACTACTGGAAGCAGCAACAGGAGGCCGGCCAGCGCTGGACCAACCCGGGCCTGCCGATGCTGTGCCAGGTGTGCCAGATCCCGATGGCCTTCACCGAACCCGACGACCCGACGCAGATTTGCTATCGCCATGCGGAGCACAACGGCGAGCACTACCACTTCTGCTCGGATGGCTGCCGGGACATATTCCAGGGTGAGCCCGAGAAGTACGTGCAGGCATGGCTGCCAGTGCATCAGATTTTCCAGGGCAACTGCGGCGGCCCAACGCTGCCCGAGGTGCTCGACTGGTACCACCTGAAGCCCGAGGATCGCGGCGACTACGCCGATTCGCCCGACCGCGCGAACTGGGAGCGCTGGACCGGGCAAGGCAACAACCGTTCGTGA
- a CDS encoding MmoB/DmpM family protein, translating to MSDAIVFIALQTNDDMRPVIEAIEADNPHATVNHYPAMVKIDAPGRLEIRRASVEERIGRPWDVQELQLGLISLAGNIDETEDQFVLAWR from the coding sequence ATGAGCGACGCCATCGTATTCATCGCCCTCCAGACCAACGACGACATGCGCCCGGTGATCGAGGCGATCGAGGCCGACAACCCGCACGCCACCGTCAACCACTACCCGGCGATGGTCAAGATCGACGCGCCGGGGCGGCTGGAGATCCGCCGCGCCAGCGTGGAGGAGCGCATCGGCCGTCCCTGGGACGTGCAGGAGCTGCAGCTTGGCCTGATTTCCCTTGCAGGAAACATCGACGAAACCGAAGACCAGTTCGTACTGGCGTGGCGCTGA
- a CDS encoding aromatic/alkene monooxygenase hydroxylase subunit beta: MQIDIRTDASVTPIRQTFAHIARRLGADKPATRYQEAMYDLQPVTSFHYRPLWQPQYELYDARRTRVVMQDWYALKDPRQYFYGGYVNARARQQETMEKNLEFVDKRGLLSRLPDDVRELLTLGVVPLRHVEWAANMNNASITAYGFGSAITQAAMYHTMDRLGIAQYLTRIGLLIGDKAAVDQARAAWMEDMAWQPLRHAAEDLLVRDDWFEQHVAQNLVLDGLIYPLVYQQFDARLSATWPAFSLVTDFMSAWYAETTRWVDATVKTAAQESPENAAVIAGYAFGWLDRFTHALRPLAYRLFGEDAESELANAVEALGKRLSGLGLARQ; this comes from the coding sequence ATGCAAATCGATATCCGGACTGATGCCAGCGTCACTCCGATCCGGCAGACCTTCGCGCATATCGCGCGCCGGCTCGGCGCCGACAAGCCGGCCACGCGCTATCAGGAGGCGATGTACGACCTGCAGCCGGTCACGAGCTTCCACTACCGGCCGCTATGGCAGCCGCAATACGAGCTGTACGACGCCCGGCGCACCCGCGTGGTCATGCAGGACTGGTATGCGCTGAAGGACCCGCGCCAGTACTTCTACGGCGGCTACGTCAATGCGCGCGCCCGTCAGCAGGAGACGATGGAGAAGAACCTTGAGTTCGTGGACAAGCGCGGGCTGCTGAGCCGGTTGCCCGACGATGTGCGCGAGCTGCTCACGCTGGGCGTGGTGCCGCTGCGCCACGTCGAATGGGCGGCCAACATGAACAACGCGTCGATTACCGCCTACGGTTTCGGGTCGGCCATCACGCAGGCCGCGATGTATCACACGATGGACCGCCTGGGTATCGCGCAGTACCTGACCCGCATCGGGCTGCTGATCGGCGACAAGGCCGCCGTGGACCAGGCCCGCGCCGCCTGGATGGAAGACATGGCCTGGCAGCCGCTGCGACACGCGGCGGAGGACCTGTTGGTGCGCGATGACTGGTTCGAGCAGCACGTGGCGCAGAACCTGGTGCTCGATGGTCTGATCTATCCGCTGGTCTACCAGCAGTTCGACGCGCGCCTCTCCGCAACCTGGCCCGCGTTTTCGCTCGTGACCGATTTCATGTCCGCCTGGTACGCCGAGACCACGCGCTGGGTCGATGCCACCGTGAAAACGGCCGCACAGGAAAGCCCGGAGAACGCGGCGGTTATCGCTGGGTACGCCTTCGGCTGGCTCGATCGCTTCACGCACGCGCTGCGCCCGCTGGCGTACCGGCTGTTCGGCGAGGATGCCGAGTCCGAACTGGCCAATGCCGTCGAAGCGCTGGGCAAGCGCCTGAGCGGTCTGGGCCTGGCACGTCAATGA
- a CDS encoding phenol hydroxylase subunit → MTYPPQALQGHWHHHAPRYVRVTGRSERWVEFEFSIGDPQIYVELVMPPEQFQSFCAEQRAELLQ, encoded by the coding sequence ATGACATATCCCCCTCAGGCACTTCAAGGTCACTGGCATCACCATGCCCCGCGCTACGTGCGCGTGACCGGGCGCAGCGAGCGTTGGGTGGAGTTCGAGTTTTCGATCGGCGATCCACAGATCTACGTCGAACTGGTCATGCCGCCCGAGCAGTTCCAGTCGTTCTGCGCCGAGCAGCGGGCCGAGCTGCTGCAGTGA
- a CDS encoding sigma-54-dependent Fis family transcriptional regulator, with amino-acid sequence MTTPPAQPPFELASLLTIDAKAAQIRLGQSRMVLMHTEALSYLRKEILDTLGVERGKGLLIRMGYAQGMRDAEMVKRERSEELASSPNDAFLWGPQLHMLEGVTRVDPVRLEIDRDTGHFYGEFLWQDSWEGEAPVMESLPREESGCWVQLGYASGYSSTFMDRLVIYKETECERRGDSLCRIVGKPAETWNDPDYLKYFEPDSVISDLLTLQQEVSTLRETLCGANQGNLIGQSPAFREAFNLLSAAADSHITVLLTGETGAGKEMFARWLHDHGPRGEQPFVAVNCAAIPHELIESELFGVEKGAYTGAQQSRPGRFERAHGGTLFLDEIGDLPPAAQVKLLRVLQNNEVERLGGVEARKVNVRLIAATNVNLAQAIKHGQFRADLFYRISTYPISIPALRERKEDIPELAQSFIQRFNALYQKQVRGLSTRARDALVQYPWPGNIRELENMIERGVLLAPATGMIDVAHLFASQQAAGSEEPSQDADALIEKLLNQQVSLPQIEAKLMQLAMTTTRGNLSSAARMLGITRPQLAYRLKK; translated from the coding sequence ATGACAACACCCCCCGCGCAGCCGCCGTTCGAGCTGGCTTCGCTACTGACCATCGACGCCAAGGCCGCGCAGATTCGCCTTGGCCAGTCGCGCATGGTGCTGATGCACACCGAGGCGCTGAGCTACCTGCGCAAGGAAATCCTCGATACGCTTGGCGTGGAGCGCGGCAAGGGGCTGCTGATCCGCATGGGCTACGCGCAAGGCATGCGCGATGCCGAGATGGTCAAGCGCGAGCGCAGTGAAGAACTGGCCAGTTCGCCCAACGATGCCTTCCTTTGGGGGCCGCAGTTGCACATGCTCGAAGGCGTCACGCGCGTGGACCCGGTTCGCCTGGAGATCGACCGCGACACCGGCCACTTCTATGGCGAGTTTCTCTGGCAGGACTCATGGGAGGGCGAAGCGCCCGTGATGGAGTCCCTGCCCCGCGAGGAGTCTGGCTGCTGGGTGCAGCTTGGCTACGCATCGGGCTACAGCAGCACGTTCATGGACCGGCTGGTCATCTACAAGGAAACCGAATGCGAGCGGCGCGGCGACAGTCTCTGCCGCATCGTCGGCAAGCCGGCCGAGACGTGGAACGACCCCGACTACCTGAAGTACTTCGAACCCGACTCCGTCATCAGCGACCTGCTCACCCTGCAGCAGGAAGTCAGCACACTGCGCGAAACACTGTGTGGCGCGAACCAGGGCAACCTGATCGGCCAGTCGCCGGCGTTCCGTGAAGCCTTCAACCTGCTTTCCGCCGCGGCAGACAGCCATATCACCGTGCTGCTGACGGGCGAGACCGGTGCCGGCAAGGAGATGTTCGCGCGCTGGCTGCACGATCACGGCCCGCGCGGCGAGCAGCCGTTCGTCGCGGTCAACTGCGCGGCGATCCCGCACGAGTTGATCGAATCCGAGCTGTTCGGCGTGGAAAAAGGCGCCTACACGGGCGCCCAGCAGTCGCGCCCCGGCCGCTTTGAACGCGCGCATGGCGGCACCCTGTTCCTCGACGAAATCGGCGACCTGCCGCCGGCCGCGCAGGTCAAGCTGCTGCGCGTGCTGCAGAACAACGAAGTGGAACGGCTCGGTGGCGTGGAGGCGCGCAAGGTCAACGTCCGCCTGATCGCCGCCACCAACGTCAATCTGGCGCAGGCGATCAAGCACGGCCAGTTTCGTGCTGACCTGTTCTACCGGATCAGCACCTATCCGATCTCGATCCCCGCCCTGCGCGAGCGCAAGGAAGACATCCCCGAGCTCGCCCAGTCATTCATCCAGCGCTTCAACGCGCTGTATCAGAAGCAGGTGCGCGGCTTGAGCACGCGGGCGCGCGATGCGCTGGTGCAATACCCGTGGCCCGGCAATATCCGCGAACTCGAAAACATGATCGAGCGTGGCGTCTTGCTGGCGCCTGCCACCGGGATGATCGACGTCGCTCATCTGTTTGCCAGCCAGCAGGCTGCCGGTAGCGAGGAGCCCAGCCAGGATGCCGACGCGCTGATCGAAAAACTGCTCAACCAGCAGGTGTCCCTGCCGCAAATCGAAGCCAAGCTGATGCAACTGGCGATGACGACGACGCGTGGCAACCTGTCGTCGGCGGCGCGGATGCTGGGGATCACGCGGCCGCAGCTGGCGTATCGGTTGAAGAAGTAG
- a CDS encoding FadR/GntR family transcriptional regulator — MQTRPITLTERVIQQLRGEIADGTFPVGARLPTGKQLAERYGVSAAVIREVTEHLRSLGMVESRQGLGSTVRSRVSDSGFRLSGGADNTDLADIFELRLDLESAAAAMAALHRTEQDIARMGALLDALAAQLDDADHGVEPDIQFHIAIATATHNKYYLQLLQYMTLQLHQAVRTARLNSSRQPGLPEQVHAEHVAIFDAIRARDAAQARLHAAAHLRNAAARLGLPMRQPR, encoded by the coding sequence ATGCAGACCCGACCCATCACCCTGACCGAGCGCGTCATCCAGCAGTTGCGTGGCGAGATTGCCGACGGCACGTTTCCCGTGGGCGCCCGGCTTCCGACCGGCAAGCAACTGGCCGAGCGCTACGGTGTCAGCGCTGCCGTGATCCGCGAGGTGACCGAGCATCTGCGGTCGCTTGGGATGGTCGAAAGCCGCCAGGGTCTGGGCAGCACTGTGCGTTCCCGCGTCAGTGACAGCGGTTTCCGTCTGAGCGGCGGCGCCGATAACACCGATCTGGCCGATATTTTCGAGCTGCGCCTTGATCTGGAAAGTGCCGCTGCCGCGATGGCCGCGTTGCACCGGACGGAGCAGGACATTGCCCGCATGGGCGCTCTGCTCGACGCACTGGCGGCCCAGCTTGATGATGCCGATCACGGCGTGGAACCCGATATCCAGTTCCATATCGCCATCGCCACGGCCACGCACAACAAGTACTACCTGCAGCTACTGCAGTACATGACGCTGCAATTGCATCAGGCGGTGCGCACCGCGCGCCTGAATTCCAGCCGGCAGCCGGGCCTGCCCGAGCAGGTCCATGCCGAGCACGTGGCGATCTTCGATGCGATCCGCGCCCGCGATGCCGCGCAGGCCCGCCTGCACGCCGCCGCGCACCTGCGCAACGCCGCCGCCCGGCTTGGCCTGCCCATGCGCCAGCCCCGCTGA
- a CDS encoding FAD-binding oxidoreductase, whose translation MSDTNFAQRLTETLGPDVVTTAPDDVAPWLSDWRGLYKGQAQAVIRPRTTEQVAQALALCQQAGVPVVPRGGNTGLCGGAAPDGNQTNVVLSLDRMDKIRSIDTIANTMVVEAGCILGNLRRAAEDADRLFPLSLAAEDSCQIGGNLATNAGGVNVVRYGMTRELVLGVEAVLPNGEIFHGLRTLRKDNTGYDLKQLLIGSEGTLGIITAAALRLLPRADSRAVVLAAVESPKQALELFSLLFARCGARLQAYEFFTGACLDLVLTHVEGIHAPFAERYPAYVLVEIADTAPEDVLNALLESVIGDALEQGLCLDAAVSASLAQLQSLWRLREEISEAQRADGLHLKHDVSLPIEAIPDFMTSMETRLAARHPGVRPFIFGHFGDGNLHYNLSRPLGADPKWALNEGKAVSEDVLEEVARYDGSISAEHGIGQLKRESFLALKDPLELRLMRAIKQVFDPSGIMNPGKLL comes from the coding sequence ATGTCCGATACGAACTTCGCGCAACGCCTGACCGAAACCCTGGGCCCCGACGTCGTGACCACCGCACCCGACGACGTGGCACCCTGGCTCTCCGACTGGCGTGGCCTCTACAAGGGCCAGGCGCAGGCGGTAATCCGTCCGCGCACAACCGAACAGGTGGCGCAGGCGCTGGCGCTGTGCCAGCAGGCTGGTGTGCCCGTGGTGCCGCGCGGTGGCAATACCGGCCTGTGTGGCGGCGCCGCTCCGGACGGCAACCAGACCAACGTCGTGCTCAGCCTCGATCGCATGGACAAGATCCGCTCGATCGACACGATCGCCAACACAATGGTGGTCGAGGCTGGCTGCATTCTCGGCAACCTGCGCCGTGCCGCCGAGGACGCCGACCGCCTGTTCCCGCTGTCGCTGGCCGCCGAGGACTCCTGCCAGATCGGTGGCAACCTGGCCACCAACGCCGGCGGCGTCAACGTGGTGCGCTATGGCATGACGCGCGAACTGGTGCTCGGCGTTGAAGCCGTGCTGCCGAACGGCGAGATCTTTCACGGCCTGCGCACGCTGCGCAAGGACAACACCGGATACGACCTCAAGCAGTTGCTGATCGGCTCGGAAGGCACGCTCGGCATCATCACCGCCGCCGCGCTGCGCCTGCTGCCGCGCGCCGATTCCCGCGCCGTGGTGCTGGCCGCGGTGGAATCGCCCAAGCAAGCGCTGGAACTGTTCTCGCTGCTGTTCGCGCGCTGCGGCGCACGGTTGCAGGCCTATGAGTTCTTTACCGGCGCCTGCCTGGATCTGGTGCTGACCCATGTCGAGGGCATTCATGCCCCGTTTGCAGAACGTTATCCGGCCTACGTGCTGGTCGAGATCGCGGACACAGCGCCCGAGGATGTGCTCAACGCCCTGCTCGAATCGGTCATCGGCGATGCGCTCGAACAGGGCCTGTGCCTGGATGCCGCCGTCTCGGCCTCACTGGCGCAGTTGCAGAGCCTGTGGCGTCTGCGCGAGGAAATCTCCGAGGCCCAGCGTGCCGACGGGCTGCACCTGAAGCACGACGTATCCCTGCCGATCGAAGCCATTCCGGACTTCATGACCTCGATGGAAACCCGTCTGGCCGCGCGTCACCCGGGCGTCCGCCCCTTTATCTTCGGCCACTTCGGCGATGGCAACCTGCACTACAACCTGTCCCGTCCGCTTGGCGCCGATCCGAAATGGGCGCTCAATGAAGGCAAGGCCGTCAGCGAGGACGTGCTGGAAGAGGTGGCCCGCTACGACGGCAGCATCAGCGCCGAGCACGGCATCGGCCAGCTCAAGCGGGAGTCGTTCCTGGCGCTCAAGGACCCGCTCGAATTGCGCCTGATGCGAGCCATCAAGCAGGTATTCGATCCGAGCGGGATCATGAATCCGGGCAAGCTGCTCTAA